A genomic window from Lineus longissimus chromosome 17, tnLinLong1.2, whole genome shotgun sequence includes:
- the LOC135501701 gene encoding rab9 effector protein with kelch motifs-like: protein MEVHPFLEQGVVPNNNLWYVLSTLGESPTMRVGHSCSFIPGENGNGKLFVIGGATPSGSFSEVFLLDLDTLQWDTCEAEGFKGRYEHAAFVPESVPQKVYIFGGAEQSGNMKSVQVYDMKDRTWTSVDVTGTAPSARTQHMSQAGCGDKFYVFSGGESGVTPVNDRNVYCFDTSTHSWSTLETHGKTPEPRHGHLFVGVGTKLYLHGGMSGPNFFDDVHVFDLMTNTWHNEKKRKGFLSARAAHSGVAVGKFIYVFGGMNKEGALDDTYRLNTETLKWTRIDLGGPPPTSRLDFAMCAFPFTINVSGDAETSNAGAAAKRAQDAMAKSLQVLSLGEDPEKEGIPEGAEPSKETRDEEETEVTEQAAGDAVSASASIGTVTETQTVTLVLLHGGMDTEGNIWDDSLVFKAE, encoded by the exons ATGGAAGTTCATCCATTCTTGGAACAGGGTGTTGTCCCGAATAACAATCTCTGGTACGTTCTATCTACTCTTGGTGAAAGTCCTACAATGCGGGTCGGTCATTCCTGTTCATTCATCCCTGGGGAAAATGGGAACGGGAAGTTATTTGTGATTGGTGGCGCAACCCCAAGTGGATCATTCTCGGAAGTGTTCTTACTTGACTTGGACACGTTACAGTGGGACACGTGTGAGGCAGAAGGGTTCAAAGGTCGTTACGAACACGCTGCATTTGTGCCAGAAAGTGTGCCACAGAAGGTTTACATATTCGGTGGTGCGGAGCAATCTGGGAACATGAAATCAGTCCAAGTTTATGATATGAAGGATCGAACATGGACTTCAGTTGACGTTACGGGTACTGCACCATCTGCCCGAACACAACACATGTCCCAAGCTGGTTGCGGAGACAAATTCTATGTATTCAGTGGAGGGGAATCCGGAGTTACACCAGTTAATGACCGTAATGTCTATTGCTTTGATACATCAACACATTCCTGGAGTACCTTGGAAACACATGGAAAAACTCCCGAGCCAAGACATGGCCATCTATTTGTTGGGGTTGGGACTAAATTATACCTTCACGGTGGGATGTCCGGCCCAAACTTTTTTGACGACGTTCATGTATTTGATCTGATGACAAATACGTGGCACAATGAGAAGAAACGCAAAGGCTTCTTGTCAGCTAGAGCAGCACATAGTGGTGTTGCTGTCGGGAAGTTCATCTATGTGTTTGGAGGCATGAATAAAGAGGGCGCTCTGGACGACACTTACAGGTTAAACACAG AAACATTGAAATGGACAAGGATCGACCTTGGTGGTCCACCACCGACATCGCGATTAGATTTTGCCATGTGCGCCTTCCCCTTCACCATCAATGTTTCCGGCGATGCAGAAACTAGCAATGCTGGAGCTGCTGCCAAGAGGGCCCAGGATGCCATGGCTAAGTCCCTGCAGGTGCTGAGCCTTGGGGAGGATCCTGAGAAGGAGGGAATACCAGAGGGTGCAG AGCCAAGTAAAGAGACTCGAGACGAGGAGGAAACAGAAGTAACTGAACAAGCAGCTGGTGATGCTGTGTCTGCCTCAGCATCCATTGGTACAGTCACTGAGACACAAACAGTTACCTTAGTCCTGTTGCATGGTGGGATGGACACCGAGGGAAACATATGGGATGATAGTTTAGTCTTCAAAGCTGAGTGA
- the LOC135501229 gene encoding guanine nucleotide-binding protein-like 1 yields the protein MPRKKPFSSKQKKKQLQEKREKQAKRKEGCYGKARYREDQTSSPESSEDEDETDVKKINQQPTKSQDRKYDPNRYRLHFAHETRKEIEKRKELARHPVELLPESDLEIDLDEIYQPGTILDMPKRPPWNHSLTKGVLESREEKYFRDYLDSIMDKYPPEELSYFEINLETWRQLWRVLEISDIILLITDIRHPALHFSPALYDYVTNDLKKHIILVLNKIDLAPPPLVVAWRHYFQTKFPKVHIVCFTSFPRNIEGSDTTHEDPGNVLRKKRKIRRYNAVGPLQLLKACETICLDKVDMSSWKEKIETDHHESEVGEADIEIEVYTDTAEYREHVAYRDGVVTIGCVGYPNVGKSSLMNGLVGKKVVSTSRTPGHTKHFQTIFLTKTVKLCDSPGLVFPSLVQKPLQIIAGIYPIAQVREPYSAVSFLTQRLSLPKLLVLKHPDEEAPSRFEEQKWSAFDVCEAWAEKRSFVTARARRNDTYRAANNILRLAVEGRLCLCMRPPGYTNNKSDWENHAETLLIAEWQQNSNRRSSDIQDEQTDESESDDDGQQGASDGDDEGPSGLATKNAFDLLADDDD from the exons ATGCCTCGAAAGAAACCATTTAGTTCAAAGCAAAAGAAGAAACAATTGCAGGAAAAACGAGAGAAACAGGCAAAAAGAAAAG AGGGTTGCTATGGAAAAGCTCGCTATCGGGAAGATCAGACGAGCTCCCCAGAGTCGTCAGAAGATGAGGATGAAACCGATGTCAAAAAGATCAATCAGCAGCCAACGAAATCACAAGATCGAAAGTATGATCCTAACAG ATATCGCCTGCACTTCGCCCATGAAACGAGAAAAGAAATAGAAAAAAGGAAAGAATTAGCCAGACATCCTGTGGAACTATTGCCTGAA AGTGACCTTGAAATTGACCTTGATGAGATCTATCAGCCTGGGACGATCCTTGACATGCCAAAGCGACCTCCATGGAATCACAGTTTAACAAAAGGGGTGCTTGAGTCAAGAGAGGAAAAATATTTTCGC GattatcttgacagtatcatgGACAAGTACCCACCAGAAGAGTTGAGTTACTTTGAAATCAACTTGGAGACCTGGCGGCAACTGTGGAGAGTCCTGGAGATTTCAGATATCATTCTTCTTATCACTGACATTCGACATCCT GCTCTCCACTTCTCGCCAGCCCTCTACGACTACGTCACAAACGACCTTAAGAAACACATCATCCTCGTCCTGAACAAGATTGATCTGGCCCCTCCACCATTGGTCGTGGCATGGCGGCATTACTTCCAGACAAAATTCCCCAAAGTTCATATTGTATGTTTCACGTCATTCCCGAGAAATATTGAGGGGTCCGATACGACACATGAGGACCCTGGAAACG TATTACGAAAGAAGAGAAAGATCCGAAGATACAATGCAGTGGGTCCTCTTCAGCTGTTAAAAGCCTGTGAGACAATTTGTCTGGATAAAG TCGACATGAGTAGCTGGAAAGAGAAGATTGAGACAGACCACCACGAATCAGAAGTGGGAGAGGCAGACATTGAAATCGAGGTGTACACAGACACTGCTGAATACAGGGAGCATGTGGCCTATAGGGATGGTGTGGTGACCATTGGTTGTGTAG GTTATCCAAATGTTGGCAAGTCATCTCTGATGAATGGCTTGGTGGGAAAGAAGGTTGTGAGTACATCACGGACCCCAGGACACACCAAACACTTTCAAACAATCTTCCTGACCAAAACAGTCAAGTTATGTGATTCTCCAGGTCTTGTGTTCCCATCATTGGTTCAAAAACCATTACAG ATCATTGCAGGTATTTACCCCATTGCCCAGGTGCGCGAACCCTATTCTGCCGTGAGTTTCCTCACCCAACGACTTTCACTTCCAAAGTTACTTGTGCTGAAACATCCTGATGAGGAAGCACCCTCTAGGTTTGAGGAACAGAAATGGTCCGCGTTTGATGTCTGTGAAG CGTGGGCAGAGAAACGTAGTTTTGTGACAGCTAGGGCAAGAAGAAATGACACATATAGAGCAGCTAATAACATCCTGCGGTTAGCAGTGGAGGGGAGACTCTGCTTGTGTATGAGGCCTCCAGGGTACACCAACAATAAAA gtgattgggaGAACCATGCCGAGACGTTACTCATCGCAGAATGGCAACAGAACAGCAACAGAAGAAGCTCCGACATCCAGGATGAGCAGACGGACGAGTCCGAATCAGATGACGACGGACAGCAAGGGGCCTCAGATGGGGATGACGAGGGGCCCTCAGGGCTAGCTACAAAAAATGCCTTCGATCTGttggctgatgatgatgattag
- the LOC135501767 gene encoding alpha-tubulin N-acetyltransferase 1-like isoform X1: protein MEFPFDVNYLFGDEITVVDSHLMPSRRKPSLSLAECKEQIRRVLDAMGAASTKAQGLYTIITSGRKLETSLNQRCYVMKDAEGNNGRGLILGILKVGQRTLFVYDHNGQQHEMVPLCVLDFYVHESRQRMGCGKRLFDYMLQQEEVQPQHLAIDTPSSKFVPFLKKHYHFKATIQQVNKFVVFEGFFTNRHDVVRQQGRIVSRPPKHPSSAKARPNGQPTYPNEIKQQREKEALSHISLPRSRSRDALNAIGVTLPLPQEPRARPPLPSDRGNMTPLGDDDFGDNNASRGRGAQAHMYSRHAMNSTPTRIGSAGSTRETPIEPLYMYKKEPLPPVPPMPRDGPSTDYKEFHQHLNSHQAIQDRRGHLKTGTDRASPLGMNSSPTHVRSDTNKPLGDHYATRSAKPMTLNSNWTVYGVPPNYQGRKWQHTQLW from the exons ATGGAGTTTCCTTTCGATGTCAATTATCTCTTTGGGGATGAAATCACTGTTGTTGATAGCCATTTAATGCCCAGTAGGCGGAAGCCAAGTTTGAG TCTGGCAGAATGTAAAGAACAGATAAGAAGGGTGTTGGATGCGATGGGTGCAGCATCAACAAAG GCTCAAGGTTTATACACAATCATCACGTCTGGAAGGAAATTAGAAACCTCATTAAATCAGCGGTGTTATGTTATGAAAGATGCTGAAGGAAACAA TGGACGAGGTTTGATCCTTGGCATACTCAAAGTCGGTCAGAGGACGTTGTTTGTTTATGACCACAATGGTCAGCAGCATGAGATGGTACCATTATGTGTTCTAGACTTCTACGTGCATGAATCTCGTCAGCGGATGGGGTGCGGGAAACGACTCTTCGACTATATGTTACAG CAAGAAGAAGTGCAGCCTCAGCATCTAGCCATCGACACACCATCTTCAAAGTTTGTACCCTTCCTCAAGAAGCACTACCATTTCAAGGCGACTATTCAACAAGTCAACAAGTTTGTTGTATTTGAAGGCTTCTTCACAAATAGACATG ATGTGGTTCGTCAACAAGGCAGAATAGTTAGTCGACCCCCAAAACATCCTAGTTCTGCAAAAGCTCGACCAA ATGGCCAGCCAACGTACCCGAATGAAATCAAACAACAACGAGAGAAAGAGGCGCTCAGTCACATAAGTCTTCCCCGGTCAAGGTCACGCGATGCGCTGAATGCGATCGGCGTGACGTTACCGTTGCCCCAGGAACCACGCGCTCGACCACCACTCCCAAGTGATAGAGGAAATATGAC GCCCCTTGGCGATGATGATTTTGGTGATAATAACGCTAGTCGAGGTCGCGGTGCACAGGCACACATGTATAGTAGACACGCCATGAACTCCACACCCACAAGAATAGGGAGTGCAGGCTCTACTAGAGAGACTCCAATAGAACCACTTTACATGTATAAGAAAG AACCTCTTCCACCTGTACCACCTATGCCGCGTGACGGACCCTCAACTGATTATAAAGAATTCCATCAGCATCTCAACTCCCACCAAGCAATCCAAGACAGACGAGGGCATCTCAAAACTGGGACTGACCGTGCCTCTCCACTCGG AATGAACAGTTCACCGACTCACGTTCGCTCGGACACTAATAAACCACTCGGAGATCATTACGCTACAAGAAGTGCTAAACCGATGACTTTGAACTCAAATTGGACTGTTTATGGAGTGCCGCCAAACTATCAGGGACGGAAGTGGCAGCATACGCAACTCTGGTAG
- the LOC135501767 gene encoding alpha-tubulin N-acetyltransferase 1-like isoform X2, whose product MEFPFDVNYLFGDEITVVDSHLMPSRRKPSLSLAECKEQIRRVLDAMGAASTKAQGLYTIITSGRKLETSLNQRCYVMKDAEGNNGRGLILGILKVGQRTLFVYDHNGQQHEMVPLCVLDFYVHESRQRMGCGKRLFDYMLQQEEVQPQHLAIDTPSSKFVPFLKKHYHFKATIQQVNKFVVFEGFFTNRHDVVRQQGRIVSRPPKHPSSAKARPNGQPTYPNEIKQQREKEALSHISLPRSRSRDALNAIGVTLPLPQEPRARPPLPSDRGNMTIDTTKLKSKNLKREPLPPVPPMPRDGPSTDYKEFHQHLNSHQAIQDRRGHLKTGTDRASPLGMNSSPTHVRSDTNKPLGDHYATRSAKPMTLNSNWTVYGVPPNYQGRKWQHTQLW is encoded by the exons ATGGAGTTTCCTTTCGATGTCAATTATCTCTTTGGGGATGAAATCACTGTTGTTGATAGCCATTTAATGCCCAGTAGGCGGAAGCCAAGTTTGAG TCTGGCAGAATGTAAAGAACAGATAAGAAGGGTGTTGGATGCGATGGGTGCAGCATCAACAAAG GCTCAAGGTTTATACACAATCATCACGTCTGGAAGGAAATTAGAAACCTCATTAAATCAGCGGTGTTATGTTATGAAAGATGCTGAAGGAAACAA TGGACGAGGTTTGATCCTTGGCATACTCAAAGTCGGTCAGAGGACGTTGTTTGTTTATGACCACAATGGTCAGCAGCATGAGATGGTACCATTATGTGTTCTAGACTTCTACGTGCATGAATCTCGTCAGCGGATGGGGTGCGGGAAACGACTCTTCGACTATATGTTACAG CAAGAAGAAGTGCAGCCTCAGCATCTAGCCATCGACACACCATCTTCAAAGTTTGTACCCTTCCTCAAGAAGCACTACCATTTCAAGGCGACTATTCAACAAGTCAACAAGTTTGTTGTATTTGAAGGCTTCTTCACAAATAGACATG ATGTGGTTCGTCAACAAGGCAGAATAGTTAGTCGACCCCCAAAACATCCTAGTTCTGCAAAAGCTCGACCAA ATGGCCAGCCAACGTACCCGAATGAAATCAAACAACAACGAGAGAAAGAGGCGCTCAGTCACATAAGTCTTCCCCGGTCAAGGTCACGCGATGCGCTGAATGCGATCGGCGTGACGTTACCGTTGCCCCAGGAACCACGCGCTCGACCACCACTCCCAAGTGATAGAGGAAATATGAC catTGATACAACCAAATTAAAATCCAAAAACTTGAAaagag AACCTCTTCCACCTGTACCACCTATGCCGCGTGACGGACCCTCAACTGATTATAAAGAATTCCATCAGCATCTCAACTCCCACCAAGCAATCCAAGACAGACGAGGGCATCTCAAAACTGGGACTGACCGTGCCTCTCCACTCGG AATGAACAGTTCACCGACTCACGTTCGCTCGGACACTAATAAACCACTCGGAGATCATTACGCTACAAGAAGTGCTAAACCGATGACTTTGAACTCAAATTGGACTGTTTATGGAGTGCCGCCAAACTATCAGGGACGGAAGTGGCAGCATACGCAACTCTGGTAG
- the LOC135501446 gene encoding acyl-CoA-binding domain-containing protein 6-like, translated as MMEENFADSDLSSTFERAASYVRAIGGQLDSTKLLYFYARFKQCKEGPCNTPKPGFFDFQGKQKWDAWKKLGDKSKTDAMKEYITELSNYDPNWENMSSQTSGRSMAGGLGIGVSTMCPPEENAMKDEDKTIFDWCIDGNLAEVERVLTSGKQAVDQKDTEGLALIHWACDRGHKEMVELLLNKNADVDLKDTEGQTPLHYAASCEHPEVVKLLLTRGANKLIKDTENLLPEETTTNEDILKLFKTTG; from the exons ATGATGGAGGAAAATTTTGCAGATTCTGATCTTTCGTCGACTTTTGAACGTGCTGCAAGCTATGTCAGGGCAATCGGTGGACAGCTAGACAGTACAAAATTGTTGTACTTTTATGCCAGATTCAAACAG tgcAAGGAAGGACCATGTAATACTCCCAAACCTGGTTTCTTTGACTTCCAAGGGAAACAGAAATG GGACGCTTGGAAGAAGCTTGGGGACAAAAGCAAGACAGATGCAATGAAAGAATACATCACAGAACTCAGTAATTACGACCCAAACTGGGAAAATATG AGTTCACAAACCTCAGGGCGATCTATGGCAGGGGGACTTGGCATCGGTGTGAGTACCATGTGTCCACCAGAGGAAAACGCCATGAAAGACGAGGATAAAACCATATTTGATTGGTGCATCGACGGGAATTTAGCAGAGGTAGAGCGGGTATTGACATCAGGAAAACAGGCTGTGGACCAAAAAGATACAGAGGGTCTCGCTCTAATCCATTGGGCTTGTGATCGGGGACATAAAGAAATGGTCGAATTATTACTCAACAAAAATGCAGATGTTGACTTGAAGGATACTGAAGGTCAGACACCTCTTCATTATG CTGCCTCCTGTGAACATCCCGAAGTCGTGAAACTACTGCTGACGCGTGGCGCAAACAAATTAATCAAGGACACTGAGAATCTTTTACCAGAGGAAACAACGACAAAtgaggacattttaaaattgttCAAGACGACGGGATAA
- the LOC135501734 gene encoding uncharacterized protein LOC135501734 isoform X1 yields MSSVSPCSDVEVTGDEVISLAEISRDGLVREVVRLREQLNSATDDNALLEAKIEKQKLRMRNLIAACRKEVEDREEIIRRQQKQHEKQIQDIMGNLYFFEGQLRKEQKSILALLTEKEQTILLQEQNIKILTQRNEKLKVTLRKFKKRYDLNGVQRNKSTSSGDTSTGGEVVVHKQRSKQGATDGEVGSSRRCSNSKQSFKDRTYSDSSLFVDDKLIGARHRNYSGTFLSSNSDIGETGACGEEALFTVVNGALNGQAINGKVRSRSVTEPYVNQSGNYVDKVDGYVNPARDHGDASRDYANQGFNDEEASKVQQARRRRKSGLDSIQMPPNATQLQDQYRHFPHYSNGDLRVQQELKEMPYILRANSASDLSKGAWTENIGSENSLSVKQSDNTVRSVSAENVTGLGKKEESGIQHGKENDDSDYQDESHDSVAELKTQKRFHRHSYAMYPIVSVNSHKNVQTPREIKMRDKFRTRSLPSAVNNAFMNQLRQQNYHPPVNI; encoded by the coding sequence CTTGTGCGTGAGGTCGTTCGTCTCCGTGAGCAACTGAACTCTGCGACTGATGACAACGCCCTACTCGAAGCAAAGATAGAGAAGCAGAAACTACGAATGCGCAATCTAATTGCTGCGTGCCGCAAGGAGGTGGAGGATCGTGAAGAGATCATCCGACGTCAGCAGAAGCAACATGAGAAACAAATTCAAGACATTATGGGGAACCTTTACTTCTTCGAGGGACAACTTCGTAAGGAGCAGAAAAGTATTCTGGCTCTTTTGACAGAGAAGGAACAAACTATATTACTCCAGGaacagaatatcaaaattttaacaCAGCGAAACGAAAAGTTGAAAGTGACATTGCGGAAGTTTAAGAAACGTTATGATCTCAATGGTGTCCAGAGGAATAAGAGCACTAGTAGCGGCGATACTAGTACTGGTGGTGAGGTTGTGGTGCATAAACAACGCTCCAAACAAGGAGCGACTGATGGGGAGGTTGGTAGTAGTAGGCGGTGCTCTAACTCAAAGCAAAGCTTCAAAGACAGGACTTATAGCGATTCATCCTTGTTTGTAGATGATAAACTAATTGGGGCACGCCATCGAAACTATTCAGGTACATTCTTAAGTAGCAATTCGGATATTGGTGAAACTGGTGCATGTGGTGAGGAGGCTTTGTTTACCGTTGTTAATGGTGCATTAAATGGACAAGCGATAAACGGGAAAGTCAGATCGCGGTCGGTAACAGAGCCTTATGTAAATCAGAGTGGGAATTATGTTGATAAAGTAGACGGTTATGTAAATCCAGCTAGAGATCATGGTGATGCGAGCAGAGATTATGCCAATCAGGGATTTAATGATGAAGAGGCTTCAAAGGTTCAACAAGCACGACGACGGCGTAAAAGTGGCTTGGACTCGATTCAGATGCCTCCAAATGCGACACAATTACAAGACCAGTACCGCCATTTTCCCCATTATAGCAATGGTGATCTCCGCGTTCAACAGGAGTTGAAGGAAATGCCTTATATACTCAGAGCAAATAGTGcttcagatttatcaaaagGTGCTTGGACAGAAAACATCGGCAGTGAAAATTCGCTAAGCGTAAAACAATCAGATAATACGGTGCGTAGCGTCAGCGCTGAAAATGTGACCGGGTTAGGGAAAAAGGAAGAATCAGGAATACAACATGGAAAGGAAAATGACGATTCGGATTACCAGGACGAAAGCCATGACAGCGTGGCTGAGTTGAAAACACAGAAACGTTTTCATCGTCATAGTTACGCTATGTATCCTATAGTTTCTGTTAATAGTCATAAAAACGTTCAGACGCCGCGCGAAATTAAGATGCGCGATAAATTTCGGACAAGGTCTCTACCAAGTGCTGTGAATAACGCGTTCATGAATCAGTTACGTCAGCAGAACTACCATCCTCCAGTTAATATATGA
- the LOC135501734 gene encoding uncharacterized protein LOC135501734 isoform X3 yields the protein MSWIDGVELVREVVRLREQLNSATDDNALLEAKIEKQKLRMRNLIAACRKEVEDREEIIRRQQKQHEKQIQDIMGNLYFFEGQLRKEQKSILALLTEKEQTILLQEQNIKILTQRNEKLKVTLRKFKKRYDLNGVQRNKSTSSGDTSTGGEVVVHKQRSKQGATDGEVGSSRRCSNSKQSFKDRTYSDSSLFVDDKLIGARHRNYSGTFLSSNSDIGETGACGEEALFTVVNGALNGQAINGKVRSRSVTEPYVNQSGNYVDKVDGYVNPARDHGDASRDYANQGFNDEEASKVQQARRRRKSGLDSIQMPPNATQLQDQYRHFPHYSNGDLRVQQELKEMPYILRANSASDLSKGAWTENIGSENSLSVKQSDNTVRSVSAENVTGLGKKEESGIQHGKENDDSDYQDESHDSVAELKTQKRFHRHSYAMYPIVSVNSHKNVQTPREIKMRDKFRTRSLPSAVNNAFMNQLRQQNYHPPVNI from the coding sequence CTTGTGCGTGAGGTCGTTCGTCTCCGTGAGCAACTGAACTCTGCGACTGATGACAACGCCCTACTCGAAGCAAAGATAGAGAAGCAGAAACTACGAATGCGCAATCTAATTGCTGCGTGCCGCAAGGAGGTGGAGGATCGTGAAGAGATCATCCGACGTCAGCAGAAGCAACATGAGAAACAAATTCAAGACATTATGGGGAACCTTTACTTCTTCGAGGGACAACTTCGTAAGGAGCAGAAAAGTATTCTGGCTCTTTTGACAGAGAAGGAACAAACTATATTACTCCAGGaacagaatatcaaaattttaacaCAGCGAAACGAAAAGTTGAAAGTGACATTGCGGAAGTTTAAGAAACGTTATGATCTCAATGGTGTCCAGAGGAATAAGAGCACTAGTAGCGGCGATACTAGTACTGGTGGTGAGGTTGTGGTGCATAAACAACGCTCCAAACAAGGAGCGACTGATGGGGAGGTTGGTAGTAGTAGGCGGTGCTCTAACTCAAAGCAAAGCTTCAAAGACAGGACTTATAGCGATTCATCCTTGTTTGTAGATGATAAACTAATTGGGGCACGCCATCGAAACTATTCAGGTACATTCTTAAGTAGCAATTCGGATATTGGTGAAACTGGTGCATGTGGTGAGGAGGCTTTGTTTACCGTTGTTAATGGTGCATTAAATGGACAAGCGATAAACGGGAAAGTCAGATCGCGGTCGGTAACAGAGCCTTATGTAAATCAGAGTGGGAATTATGTTGATAAAGTAGACGGTTATGTAAATCCAGCTAGAGATCATGGTGATGCGAGCAGAGATTATGCCAATCAGGGATTTAATGATGAAGAGGCTTCAAAGGTTCAACAAGCACGACGACGGCGTAAAAGTGGCTTGGACTCGATTCAGATGCCTCCAAATGCGACACAATTACAAGACCAGTACCGCCATTTTCCCCATTATAGCAATGGTGATCTCCGCGTTCAACAGGAGTTGAAGGAAATGCCTTATATACTCAGAGCAAATAGTGcttcagatttatcaaaagGTGCTTGGACAGAAAACATCGGCAGTGAAAATTCGCTAAGCGTAAAACAATCAGATAATACGGTGCGTAGCGTCAGCGCTGAAAATGTGACCGGGTTAGGGAAAAAGGAAGAATCAGGAATACAACATGGAAAGGAAAATGACGATTCGGATTACCAGGACGAAAGCCATGACAGCGTGGCTGAGTTGAAAACACAGAAACGTTTTCATCGTCATAGTTACGCTATGTATCCTATAGTTTCTGTTAATAGTCATAAAAACGTTCAGACGCCGCGCGAAATTAAGATGCGCGATAAATTTCGGACAAGGTCTCTACCAAGTGCTGTGAATAACGCGTTCATGAATCAGTTACGTCAGCAGAACTACCATCCTCCAGTTAATATATGA
- the LOC135501734 gene encoding uncharacterized protein LOC135501734 isoform X2, protein MPNTRTLLRRHSTARSSYQLVREVVRLREQLNSATDDNALLEAKIEKQKLRMRNLIAACRKEVEDREEIIRRQQKQHEKQIQDIMGNLYFFEGQLRKEQKSILALLTEKEQTILLQEQNIKILTQRNEKLKVTLRKFKKRYDLNGVQRNKSTSSGDTSTGGEVVVHKQRSKQGATDGEVGSSRRCSNSKQSFKDRTYSDSSLFVDDKLIGARHRNYSGTFLSSNSDIGETGACGEEALFTVVNGALNGQAINGKVRSRSVTEPYVNQSGNYVDKVDGYVNPARDHGDASRDYANQGFNDEEASKVQQARRRRKSGLDSIQMPPNATQLQDQYRHFPHYSNGDLRVQQELKEMPYILRANSASDLSKGAWTENIGSENSLSVKQSDNTVRSVSAENVTGLGKKEESGIQHGKENDDSDYQDESHDSVAELKTQKRFHRHSYAMYPIVSVNSHKNVQTPREIKMRDKFRTRSLPSAVNNAFMNQLRQQNYHPPVNI, encoded by the coding sequence CTTGTGCGTGAGGTCGTTCGTCTCCGTGAGCAACTGAACTCTGCGACTGATGACAACGCCCTACTCGAAGCAAAGATAGAGAAGCAGAAACTACGAATGCGCAATCTAATTGCTGCGTGCCGCAAGGAGGTGGAGGATCGTGAAGAGATCATCCGACGTCAGCAGAAGCAACATGAGAAACAAATTCAAGACATTATGGGGAACCTTTACTTCTTCGAGGGACAACTTCGTAAGGAGCAGAAAAGTATTCTGGCTCTTTTGACAGAGAAGGAACAAACTATATTACTCCAGGaacagaatatcaaaattttaacaCAGCGAAACGAAAAGTTGAAAGTGACATTGCGGAAGTTTAAGAAACGTTATGATCTCAATGGTGTCCAGAGGAATAAGAGCACTAGTAGCGGCGATACTAGTACTGGTGGTGAGGTTGTGGTGCATAAACAACGCTCCAAACAAGGAGCGACTGATGGGGAGGTTGGTAGTAGTAGGCGGTGCTCTAACTCAAAGCAAAGCTTCAAAGACAGGACTTATAGCGATTCATCCTTGTTTGTAGATGATAAACTAATTGGGGCACGCCATCGAAACTATTCAGGTACATTCTTAAGTAGCAATTCGGATATTGGTGAAACTGGTGCATGTGGTGAGGAGGCTTTGTTTACCGTTGTTAATGGTGCATTAAATGGACAAGCGATAAACGGGAAAGTCAGATCGCGGTCGGTAACAGAGCCTTATGTAAATCAGAGTGGGAATTATGTTGATAAAGTAGACGGTTATGTAAATCCAGCTAGAGATCATGGTGATGCGAGCAGAGATTATGCCAATCAGGGATTTAATGATGAAGAGGCTTCAAAGGTTCAACAAGCACGACGACGGCGTAAAAGTGGCTTGGACTCGATTCAGATGCCTCCAAATGCGACACAATTACAAGACCAGTACCGCCATTTTCCCCATTATAGCAATGGTGATCTCCGCGTTCAACAGGAGTTGAAGGAAATGCCTTATATACTCAGAGCAAATAGTGcttcagatttatcaaaagGTGCTTGGACAGAAAACATCGGCAGTGAAAATTCGCTAAGCGTAAAACAATCAGATAATACGGTGCGTAGCGTCAGCGCTGAAAATGTGACCGGGTTAGGGAAAAAGGAAGAATCAGGAATACAACATGGAAAGGAAAATGACGATTCGGATTACCAGGACGAAAGCCATGACAGCGTGGCTGAGTTGAAAACACAGAAACGTTTTCATCGTCATAGTTACGCTATGTATCCTATAGTTTCTGTTAATAGTCATAAAAACGTTCAGACGCCGCGCGAAATTAAGATGCGCGATAAATTTCGGACAAGGTCTCTACCAAGTGCTGTGAATAACGCGTTCATGAATCAGTTACGTCAGCAGAACTACCATCCTCCAGTTAATATATGA